In a single window of the Ignavibacteria bacterium genome:
- a CDS encoding T9SS type A sorting domain-containing protein, which yields MYNKLFTLLLVVVMIGAVSTTFSTDRHKSYKIVWNGDALRGDNGPFVYNSQRVDYDLQEQPIVYQQSDAPATWTLSEVNVNARTQYDLQSNSVLQYIWQNPANPLEMHAVFMTSTDPGPNWADRNGRYFYTSNGGTSWDYIGVVATTRGGFPCITATNDSRAVVLLHSNEVNATTRTYLFVDVFAGAGTWTTLDPGLSNPALGNIWPYAYTNPTNNHVLFISSQNGVDSCLYNVCTNLNTPGTFRGWTAVPNGETAEQYSVAVSDDGTRYGVATLTLSGGAQLIESTDGGTTFGAPQTILNWNPADSMGTIRSINMVYKGTQPCVVIGLAHTDPVAGTFTPGLPSKMVFWSPSINGGNPVKIDSADGLNGSNSTNDVFLSVTRGVIGRGEFGGALYCAYNKARQDTSSIGNNFFDVYLSYSLNNGATWSTPTQLTNNSGPLRDYRYVAIAPRNAGNTVNIITQGDSVPGSNVNGAPASTAQMIYIKGTDVIGIQPISSEVPTGFQLMQNYPNPFNPTTKIRFALPVSGFATLKIYDATGKEVGNLLSQNLTAGTFEYELKANNLPSGVYFYRLQAGNFAETKKMVLVK from the coding sequence ATGTACAACAAACTGTTTACTCTCTTGTTGGTAGTTGTAATGATCGGTGCGGTCAGTACTACTTTTTCAACAGACAGACACAAAAGCTACAAAATTGTATGGAATGGCGACGCTTTAAGAGGCGATAACGGTCCATTTGTTTATAATAGCCAAAGGGTAGATTATGATCTGCAGGAACAACCGATAGTATACCAGCAGTCAGATGCTCCAGCTACCTGGACACTTTCTGAAGTGAATGTGAACGCAAGAACACAGTATGACCTTCAGTCAAATTCTGTATTACAGTATATCTGGCAGAATCCGGCAAATCCACTTGAAATGCATGCTGTATTTATGACATCAACTGATCCGGGTCCGAACTGGGCTGATAGAAACGGCCGTTATTTCTATACATCAAACGGTGGTACTTCATGGGATTATATTGGTGTAGTAGCTACTACAAGGGGCGGTTTCCCGTGTATTACAGCTACAAATGACAGCAGAGCAGTTGTTCTTCTTCATAGCAATGAAGTAAATGCTACAACAAGAACATATTTGTTCGTAGACGTATTTGCAGGCGCTGGTACATGGACAACATTAGATCCGGGTCTATCAAATCCCGCATTAGGAAACATTTGGCCGTATGCATATACTAATCCAACAAATAATCATGTATTATTTATCAGCTCACAAAATGGCGTAGATTCATGTCTGTATAACGTATGTACAAACCTGAACACACCCGGTACATTCAGAGGCTGGACTGCAGTTCCTAACGGTGAAACAGCAGAACAGTATTCAGTTGCTGTTTCTGATGATGGCACAAGATACGGAGTTGCTACATTAACATTATCGGGCGGTGCGCAGTTAATAGAATCAACAGATGGCGGTACAACATTCGGTGCTCCTCAGACAATTCTTAACTGGAACCCGGCAGATAGTATGGGTACAATCAGAAGCATTAACATGGTTTACAAAGGAACACAGCCATGTGTAGTGATCGGTCTTGCACATACAGATCCGGTTGCAGGTACATTCACACCCGGTTTACCTTCAAAGATGGTATTCTGGTCACCTTCAATTAACGGCGGAAACCCCGTTAAAATCGATTCAGCAGACGGTTTAAACGGTTCAAACTCAACAAATGACGTATTCCTTTCAGTTACAAGAGGCGTTATCGGAAGAGGTGAATTTGGCGGCGCTTTATACTGCGCTTATAACAAAGCAAGACAGGATACCAGCAGTATCGGAAACAACTTCTTTGATGTATATTTATCATATTCATTAAATAACGGTGCTACATGGTCAACACCAACACAGTTAACAAATAACAGCGGTCCGTTAAGAGACTATCGTTATGTAGCTATTGCTCCCAGAAATGCAGGCAACACTGTAAATATTATTACACAGGGTGACTCTGTTCCGGGTTCAAACGTTAACGGCGCTCCTGCTTCAACAGCACAGATGATCTATATTAAAGGAACTGACGTAATTGGTATTCAGCCTATCAGCAGTGAAGTACCGACAGGCTTCCAGTTAATGCAGAACTATCCGAATCCGTTCAACCCGACAACAAAGATCAGGTTTGCTTTACCGGTAAGCGGATTTGCAACATTAAAAATATACGATGCAACAGGTAAAGAAGTTGGTAACCTGTTATCA
- a CDS encoding S8 family peptidase produces the protein MKKYWLFLLCPMLLSFFSFKDSPDLKYKKIGDRVILRTSDGAKYQPGIINIKFKAPNNNISSLSTATPSIDNIIQQYEVKSVYKPFPLKKDLSKRLPGDEDLDRFVTIKYNGNIDPTDLSNEILKANRDILEWAEPEFVYEALFVPNDPEIANQYHIGRINSYQAWDITQGDTNVVIGIVDSGGDLDHPDLGANIKYLWTDPDDGIDNDGNGYIDDLRGWDFYNGDNDPNVMGGSDHGVHVSGCASQVTNNNTHGAGPGFKVKLRITKHAPDVPDNNIYNSNSGIVYQYQNGAKVINCSFGGATFSSATQNIINNAWSAGVVICASAGNDGSNVPRYPGSYDNVINVASTNATDVKSSFSNYHSTVDISAPGENILSTLYNNIYGLNSGTSMSTPVTCGVVGLIRSKYPSWTNTQVVERLLLGVDSIYNINPTYVGMLGTGRVNAFKCVSDLPIISRISQQISDSLYGNNDKVFDINETVTVNLTYKNIWLAGNNVSLRLTSNDPDVEIVQDSVYAGNLSAYTTYSTGITNTFRVKAKSSCPFDKVVTFSLRTSANAYHDNNTANFTVTFRQGWATHTINNMKLSLTKDGAVGKKTQAYGSGLSIPTYTGNQVLEGGLMIGVSNTKVSDAVRKGTAPATSSDTDFTAINSYNMTLPGILSNEDGKGYFNDNGAGSNKIGVTVRSESFAWNTAPDANYIILRYTIKNTSGASISNMYAAMYLYATPNGVNTNNITSLDTANKIGYTFNNSATNPYIGVSLLSNQNLNFKALNASEVLTGFTTQEKWDAMSNGIVSGYQGPGINCFVISAGPMNLNNNDSVVVGYAVVKGNDLADLRNNSNNAKNKFGVIGIEQISSNVPERFSLFQNYPNPFNPSTTIRFDVPKEDIVKLSLYDILGREVSTIYNGKLGAGTYKIDFNAAEISSGVYFYKIEAGFYSDVKKMVILK, from the coding sequence ATGAAAAAGTACTGGCTGTTTTTACTTTGCCCAATGTTATTATCATTTTTCAGCTTTAAGGATAGCCCGGATCTTAAGTATAAAAAGATCGGTGACAGGGTAATTTTAAGAACTTCTGACGGAGCAAAATATCAACCCGGAATCATAAATATTAAATTTAAAGCTCCAAATAATAATATTTCCTCACTTTCAACAGCGACCCCTTCAATTGATAATATTATTCAGCAATACGAAGTTAAAAGTGTTTATAAACCATTCCCGTTAAAAAAGGATTTAAGCAAACGTTTGCCCGGTGATGAAGACCTTGACCGTTTTGTTACTATTAAATACAACGGTAATATCGATCCAACAGATCTTTCAAATGAGATACTGAAAGCTAACCGTGATATTCTTGAATGGGCTGAACCCGAATTTGTTTATGAGGCATTATTTGTTCCTAACGATCCTGAAATTGCAAACCAGTATCATATTGGAAGAATTAATTCTTACCAGGCCTGGGATATTACCCAGGGTGATACTAACGTAGTTATCGGAATTGTTGACAGCGGCGGCGATCTGGACCATCCTGATCTTGGCGCGAATATAAAATACCTGTGGACTGATCCCGATGACGGTATAGATAATGACGGCAATGGTTATATAGATGATCTGAGAGGCTGGGATTTTTATAACGGAGATAATGACCCCAATGTAATGGGCGGCAGCGACCACGGTGTTCATGTTTCAGGCTGTGCTTCACAGGTTACTAATAATAATACTCATGGCGCCGGACCCGGATTCAAGGTTAAGCTCAGAATTACAAAACATGCCCCTGACGTTCCGGATAACAATATATATAATTCAAACAGCGGTATTGTTTATCAATATCAAAACGGGGCAAAGGTTATAAACTGCAGTTTTGGCGGAGCTACATTCAGCTCAGCTACTCAGAATATTATCAATAATGCATGGTCAGCAGGTGTTGTTATTTGTGCATCTGCAGGCAATGACGGTTCAAATGTTCCAAGGTATCCCGGATCTTATGATAATGTGATAAATGTTGCTTCTACTAATGCAACAGATGTTAAATCAAGCTTTTCTAATTATCATTCCACCGTTGATATTTCAGCGCCCGGTGAAAATATACTTAGTACTTTATATAATAATATTTACGGACTTAACAGCGGTACATCAATGTCAACCCCGGTTACATGCGGTGTAGTAGGGCTTATCCGTTCCAAATATCCTTCCTGGACAAATACACAGGTTGTCGAAAGGCTGCTTCTTGGAGTTGACAGTATATATAATATTAATCCCACTTATGTTGGTATGCTTGGTACCGGCAGGGTAAATGCATTCAAATGCGTAAGTGATCTTCCGATTATTTCCAGGATCTCGCAGCAGATAAGTGATTCATTATACGGAAATAATGATAAAGTATTTGATATCAATGAAACAGTTACAGTAAACCTGACTTATAAAAATATCTGGCTTGCAGGCAATAATGTTTCTTTAAGGCTAACTTCAAATGACCCTGATGTAGAAATAGTTCAGGATTCAGTATATGCGGGTAACCTTTCGGCATACACAACATATTCTACAGGTATAACCAATACTTTCAGGGTAAAAGCTAAATCAAGCTGCCCGTTTGATAAGGTTGTGACATTTTCATTAAGAACATCGGCTAATGCTTACCATGATAATAACACTGCAAATTTTACAGTTACATTCAGGCAGGGATGGGCTACGCATACTATCAATAATATGAAGCTATCACTTACAAAAGACGGTGCTGTTGGGAAGAAAACACAGGCTTACGGAAGCGGTCTTTCTATACCAACTTATACAGGCAACCAGGTTCTCGAAGGCGGGCTGATGATAGGTGTAAGCAATACAAAAGTTTCTGATGCGGTTAGAAAAGGAACTGCTCCTGCAACTTCTTCTGATACAGATTTCACAGCTATTAATTCATATAACATGACTTTGCCCGGGATTCTTTCAAACGAAGACGGCAAAGGATATTTTAACGATAATGGCGCCGGTTCAAATAAAATTGGGGTAACTGTAAGATCAGAAAGCTTTGCATGGAACACTGCCCCGGATGCAAACTATATAATATTAAGGTATACAATTAAAAATACCAGCGGTGCATCTATTTCCAATATGTATGCAGCTATGTATCTTTATGCTACTCCTAACGGTGTAAATACGAATAACATTACATCGCTTGATACTGCGAACAAGATCGGTTACACTTTTAATAATTCTGCAACAAATCCGTACATAGGCGTAAGCCTGCTTTCAAATCAAAACCTTAATTTTAAAGCGTTGAATGCCAGTGAAGTTTTGACTGGCTTTACCACACAGGAAAAGTGGGATGCGATGAGCAACGGTATAGTAAGCGGTTACCAGGGACCCGGAATAAATTGTTTTGTAATTTCTGCGGGACCCATGAATCTGAATAATAACGATTCCGTTGTTGTTGGTTATGCGGTTGTAAAAGGAAATGACCTTGCTGATCTCAGGAATAATTCAAATAATGCAAAAAATAAATTCGGTGTAATTGGTATCGAACAGATCTCTTCAAATGTTCCTGAACGTTTCAGTCTTTTCCAGAACTATCCGAATCCGTTCAATCCTTCAACTACTATCAGGTTTGATGTTCCGAAAGAAGATATTGTGAAGCTCAGTCTCTACGATATTCTTGGCAGGGAAGTAAGCACAATATATAACGGTAAACTGGGAGCCGGAACATATAAAATAGATTTTAATGCTGCTGAAATTTCAAGCGGTGTTTACTTCTACAAAATAGAAGCAGGGTTCTATTCAGATGTTAAAAAAATGGTGATTCTTAAATAA
- a CDS encoding T9SS type A sorting domain-containing protein, whose protein sequence is MKTTLYLALLCLMVSNSNFLHSQGSTITEVNVNGRTVYDMQSLGSTHMLEVNPSNPLEMHACFLVSTDPPPAYTNRNVRYFYTSNGGTSWDYIGEVAQTRAGFPSLTFTNDSRAVILTSSSDNGSLRTLVYVDVFAGAGTWTTLDPGLANSIVPLNPVGIIRNTNNHLFFTCSPFKNSCTNFNPPGTFSGYTNIDSFSSPIMSAIDVTPDKIGIAFITSMQTNVAPGSVKFIESSNSGLSWSEPVTIWAANYNTDSLAALRGIDCSYYGETPSVVFEVCKRSPTSGEYFPKKISHIIFWSPTVNNGSPQKIDSSMGLTGSNPTNDVFSGVCRPVIGYSVFSSVYFVAYCKARNDTDAAGNNFFDIHLKCTVTSGALWGTSYQITNTSGPLRDFRYPSIAEQNNAIHITAQRDSIPGSSINGSSTSNAQIVFIKVYDNGLSCSPIGIQNINNIIPEEFELKQNYPNPFNPVTQIEFSVPVNSFVKLKVYNSAGELVSILAEGEMARGSYKADFNAANLASGVYYYVMEYNEENSGRWNSISKKMVLIK, encoded by the coding sequence ATGAAAACAACCTTGTATTTAGCCCTGTTATGTTTGATGGTATCCAACTCAAATTTTTTGCATTCTCAAGGTTCCACTATAACTGAAGTTAATGTAAACGGCAGAACCGTTTACGATATGCAGTCTTTAGGTTCCACGCATATGCTCGAAGTGAATCCCTCAAATCCATTGGAAATGCATGCCTGTTTTTTGGTTTCAACAGATCCACCCCCCGCATACACCAACCGAAATGTCAGGTATTTTTATACATCCAATGGAGGGACTTCCTGGGACTACATTGGCGAAGTTGCGCAAACACGCGCAGGATTCCCTTCATTGACATTTACCAATGATAGCCGCGCTGTAATATTAACAAGCAGTTCAGATAACGGCAGCTTAAGAACATTAGTATATGTGGATGTATTCGCCGGAGCGGGTACTTGGACAACCCTGGATCCTGGTTTGGCAAATTCAATAGTTCCTTTAAATCCTGTCGGTATAATAAGGAATACAAATAACCATCTTTTTTTCACCTGTTCACCTTTTAAAAATAGTTGTACTAACTTTAATCCACCCGGTACATTTTCCGGATATACGAACATAGACAGTTTCTCTTCACCCATAATGAGCGCTATAGATGTCACACCTGATAAAATAGGGATAGCCTTTATAACATCAATGCAAACTAATGTAGCGCCCGGCTCAGTGAAATTTATTGAATCAAGTAACAGCGGACTAAGCTGGTCTGAACCCGTGACAATATGGGCGGCTAATTATAATACCGATAGTCTTGCAGCGCTTAGAGGTATTGATTGTTCTTATTACGGCGAAACCCCAAGTGTAGTATTTGAAGTGTGTAAAAGATCACCTACAAGCGGTGAATATTTTCCGAAGAAAATAAGTCATATAATTTTTTGGTCTCCAACTGTTAATAACGGTAGTCCTCAAAAGATAGATTCTTCCATGGGATTAACCGGTTCAAATCCTACTAACGATGTTTTTAGCGGTGTTTGCAGGCCAGTAATCGGATATTCTGTGTTTAGTTCTGTTTACTTTGTAGCTTATTGTAAAGCGAGAAATGATACAGATGCTGCCGGAAACAATTTTTTTGATATTCACTTAAAGTGTACTGTAACTTCAGGTGCTTTATGGGGTACTTCATATCAAATCACAAACACATCAGGACCACTGCGGGATTTCAGGTATCCAAGTATTGCTGAACAAAATAATGCAATTCACATAACAGCTCAGCGCGACTCAATTCCGGGAAGCAGTATTAACGGCTCAAGTACATCTAACGCACAAATTGTGTTTATAAAGGTATATGATAACGGTCTTTCGTGCAGTCCTATCGGGATTCAAAATATTAATAATATTATTCCGGAAGAATTCGAACTCAAGCAAAATTATCCAAATCCGTTTAATCCGGTTACACAGATTGAATTCAGTGTTCCGGTAAATTCATTTGTAAAGCTGAAGGTATACAATTCAGCTGGAGAGCTTGTAAGCATACTTGCGGAAGGTGAAATGGCAAGGGGCAGTTACAAAGCAGATTTCAATGCGGCAAATCTAGCCAGCGGTGTTTACTATTATGTAATGGAATACAATGAAGAAAATTCAGGCAGGTGGAATTCAATTTCCAAAAAGATGGTTTTAATTAAGTGA